A window of Mycolicibacterium fluoranthenivorans contains these coding sequences:
- a CDS encoding xanthine dehydrogenase family protein molybdopterin-binding subunit, protein MTTPDVRELPTSLRANPRLGAWLRILPTGVVEVRSGKVELGQGVLTALAQIVAEELDVDVARVRMLDAQTGLSPDEGYTAASMSVQHSGAALRVVGAEARAIYLDVAAERLDVARGALDVGDGTITAVDGRSTSYWELADDALLDRDATGAFEPKELSSYRVVGTSVPRVDLPELLCGTPRFVHDMTFDGMLYARMVRPPSRGATLSEVDATSVTEVDGVVTVVRDGNVLGVIAEREEVAVHAAELLQGNSTWVERPTLPDEDHLAAFLTSAPAESTVLAEFAATVPPDPARQVAASHEAVFHRPYLAHAAMGPSCAVARFEVGEQPTLEVWSHSQGIYVLGRELARAFGIDQHHITVHHVKGPGCYGHNGADDAAMDAVMMAMAVPGRPVQVAWSRADELTWAPFGPASVVRVAADVDARGEVLDWRHEIWGSSHNTRPGFVSPIGLLAASHRPDGQDIVAGPEAPLQLGGAAGRNSVPGYAFPAHRVINHQILAMPLRTSAMRALGAFVNVFAIESFMDELAEAAGRDPLEYRLSHLQDSRARSVIDSAARRFGWDQWTPAESFGRGIGYARYKNSSAYCAVIAEVEAVSEVRVRRLVIAVDAGLVINPDGARNQIEGGAIQATSWACKERVRFDGLTITSVDWESYPILRFSEVPHVDVELMPSDGNPSLGVGETSQGPTVAAIANAVYDALGVRVRTLPLTQDQIVAAMPD, encoded by the coding sequence ATGACAACGCCGGACGTCCGCGAGCTGCCCACCTCGCTGCGGGCCAACCCGAGACTGGGGGCGTGGCTTCGAATCCTGCCGACTGGGGTGGTCGAAGTACGTTCGGGCAAGGTCGAACTCGGTCAGGGCGTACTGACCGCGCTGGCCCAGATCGTCGCTGAAGAACTCGATGTCGACGTAGCCCGTGTTCGGATGCTCGATGCCCAGACCGGGCTGTCTCCCGACGAGGGATACACCGCGGCCAGTATGTCGGTGCAGCACTCCGGTGCGGCACTACGCGTCGTGGGCGCCGAAGCCAGAGCGATCTACCTCGACGTGGCCGCGGAACGACTGGACGTGGCACGCGGTGCGCTCGATGTCGGCGACGGTACCATCACCGCTGTCGACGGCAGGTCCACCAGTTACTGGGAACTCGCCGACGACGCCCTGTTGGACCGTGACGCCACCGGCGCGTTCGAACCCAAGGAGCTCAGCTCCTATCGGGTGGTGGGTACGAGTGTCCCGCGCGTCGATCTACCAGAATTACTGTGCGGCACACCCAGGTTCGTGCACGACATGACTTTTGACGGGATGCTGTACGCACGCATGGTGCGGCCGCCGTCGCGGGGGGCCACCCTCAGCGAGGTCGATGCCACTTCGGTGACTGAGGTGGATGGAGTCGTCACCGTCGTCCGCGACGGCAACGTGCTCGGCGTCATCGCTGAACGCGAAGAAGTCGCGGTGCACGCCGCCGAGCTGCTGCAGGGGAACAGCACCTGGGTCGAGCGCCCCACCTTGCCGGATGAGGACCACCTCGCGGCGTTCCTGACCTCCGCGCCGGCCGAGTCGACGGTGCTCGCCGAGTTCGCAGCCACCGTCCCCCCGGACCCGGCACGACAAGTCGCCGCGTCGCATGAGGCCGTGTTCCACCGGCCGTACCTCGCCCACGCGGCGATGGGACCCTCGTGCGCCGTGGCCCGTTTCGAGGTGGGTGAGCAGCCGACTCTTGAGGTGTGGAGCCACAGCCAGGGTATCTACGTGCTGGGGCGAGAACTGGCCCGTGCCTTCGGTATCGACCAGCACCACATCACCGTGCACCACGTCAAAGGGCCTGGCTGCTACGGCCACAATGGTGCCGATGACGCGGCCATGGACGCGGTGATGATGGCGATGGCCGTGCCGGGCCGTCCGGTCCAGGTGGCGTGGTCGCGCGCCGATGAACTGACGTGGGCGCCTTTCGGTCCGGCATCGGTGGTGCGCGTGGCGGCCGACGTCGATGCACGCGGTGAGGTACTCGATTGGCGGCACGAGATCTGGGGAAGCAGTCACAACACCCGGCCGGGGTTCGTGTCGCCGATCGGGCTGCTCGCGGCCAGCCACCGCCCGGATGGCCAGGACATCGTCGCAGGACCCGAGGCCCCACTCCAGCTCGGCGGCGCGGCCGGCCGTAATTCCGTACCCGGCTATGCCTTCCCCGCCCACCGGGTGATCAACCATCAGATACTGGCGATGCCGCTGCGTACCTCGGCGATGCGCGCGTTGGGCGCGTTCGTCAATGTCTTCGCCATCGAATCGTTCATGGACGAGCTGGCCGAGGCCGCCGGACGGGACCCACTCGAGTACCGCCTGAGCCACTTGCAGGATTCGCGCGCCCGGTCAGTGATCGATTCGGCGGCACGGCGTTTCGGTTGGGACCAGTGGACGCCCGCGGAATCGTTCGGGCGTGGCATCGGCTACGCCCGGTACAAGAACAGCAGCGCATACTGTGCGGTGATCGCCGAGGTCGAAGCGGTCAGCGAGGTTCGGGTGCGCCGGCTCGTCATCGCCGTCGACGCCGGGTTGGTGATCAATCCCGACGGTGCTCGGAATCAGATCGAGGGCGGCGCGATCCAGGCGACCAGCTGGGCGTGCAAGGAACGAGTCCGCTTCGATGGGTTGACGATCACCAGCGTTGACTGGGAGAGCTACCCGATCCTGCGTTTCTCCGAAGTGCCGCACGTGGACGTCGAGTTGATGCCCAGCGACGGTAATCCCAGTCTCGGGGTCGGGGAGACGTCACAGGGGCCGACCGTCGCCGCCATCGCCAATGCCGTGTACGACGCGTTGGGCGTGCGGGTGCGGACGTTGCCACTGACCCAGGACCAGATCGTCGCCGCGATGCCGGACTGA
- a CDS encoding short chain dehydrogenase encodes MKVVVVGSGALGGAVQQVLAEHGYEVLTVGRTSGMFRADLSDRASLDALFAKLGSVDAVANAAGDVFPAPLPQTTDDHWTKSFAAKGMGQINLVRAGLPFIADNGSFTLVSGVLGDEVAPACTVGATVNRLVEGFVQAAASELPRGVRINCVSPTVLTESPAYYDFFPGFTPVPALEVAHAYLRAIANPITGRILKLHKTNA; translated from the coding sequence ATGAAGGTTGTGGTGGTGGGAAGTGGTGCGCTCGGCGGCGCGGTCCAACAAGTACTGGCCGAGCATGGATACGAGGTGCTCACCGTCGGTCGCACCTCTGGGATGTTTCGCGCCGACCTCAGCGATAGGGCCAGCCTCGATGCCTTGTTCGCCAAGCTTGGGTCGGTCGACGCGGTGGCCAACGCGGCCGGTGACGTGTTTCCGGCGCCGCTGCCTCAGACCACCGACGACCATTGGACGAAATCCTTTGCCGCCAAGGGAATGGGTCAAATCAACCTCGTCCGCGCGGGCTTGCCCTTCATCGCCGACAACGGGTCATTCACGTTGGTGTCCGGGGTGCTTGGTGACGAAGTGGCCCCGGCCTGCACGGTCGGGGCAACGGTCAATCGGCTGGTGGAGGGCTTTGTTCAAGCCGCAGCCTCCGAGTTGCCCCGCGGTGTGCGAATCAACTGCGTCAGCCCGACCGTATTGACCGAATCTCCGGCCTACTACGATTTCTTTCCGGGGTTCACTCCGGTGCCGGCTCTGGAAGTCGCCCACGCCTACCTCCGCGCGATCGCCAACCCGATCACCGGACGAATTCTCAAATTACACAAGACCAACGCCTGA
- a CDS encoding helix-turn-helix transcriptional regulator: MALVGRHREQQALAELLAATRRGQGGVVVLRGEAGIGKTALLANLVEGASGVRVLQISGAETELELAYAGVQQLCTPVMGLIGRLPGPQADALQVALGRKAGVAPDRLLVGLAVLTLLGEAGAAAPVLCVIDDAQWVDSASMQALALVARRILADPVAMVFATRDSGADQTLAGHPELVLRGLADHEARLLLASVVPGRINDRVRETVLSEAAGNPLALLELHKALTRDDLAGGYGLPNATSTQTQIERTFVRQIEGLPADTRLLLLVAAAEPVGRPEWLWAAAHRLGVGREAVAAAEAAGLIVAEGGVRFRHPLIRTASYRSSSASARRRAHAALASSIAGSAADDYRAWHRAHAADAPDAQIADELEHLAHRARARGGIAAAASFLEFAAGLTPDPPGRARRALDAAMAKLDAGMPDPAAQLVATAQDTTDDELVVARCELLRAKMAFAASRGVDAPPLLLAAAKRIGLLDPLESRKAYLGAVMASILVGRMSTEQHNSAPAVAAAARGAPPAPRPPRAIDLLLDGLVVRLTRGYPPAVTLLHDGISEYRRELEAGAIDARWHDLTSRVCLDLFDQDSYNFLVAREVEELRAAGALTMLPVALVTYAGICVTAGKFEQAAAVLEESAAIITATGAPVRPLINTYLAAYRGQEQLCREGVDATIKEAERRGEGYDVSVALYAEAVLHSGLGNYRAALDAASSGARFDDLGMCGYLLAELIEAAARCNEDDAAAEALERLLERTNASGTPTAHGIGARSTALTSSGSVADAAYREALAHLERSPAEVYLARTHLIYGEWLRREKRRADAREQLRIAHDMFTRMGAEGFAHRARRELTATGETVHTRVATETTSELTTQENHIARLARDGYTNIEIAGQLFISPRTVEWHLRKIFAKLGVASRRELRTALLDAP, from the coding sequence GTGGCACTGGTGGGCAGACACCGCGAGCAGCAGGCGCTCGCCGAGCTTCTGGCCGCCACGCGCCGGGGTCAAGGCGGCGTCGTCGTGTTGCGGGGTGAGGCGGGCATCGGCAAGACCGCGTTGCTGGCGAATCTGGTCGAGGGCGCGTCGGGTGTCCGTGTACTCCAGATCAGCGGCGCCGAGACGGAACTGGAGCTCGCGTACGCCGGCGTGCAGCAGTTGTGCACGCCGGTGATGGGACTGATCGGTCGGTTGCCCGGACCGCAGGCCGACGCTTTGCAGGTGGCTTTGGGGCGCAAAGCCGGGGTCGCACCCGACCGGCTCCTGGTCGGGCTCGCGGTGTTGACGCTGTTGGGTGAGGCCGGCGCCGCCGCCCCGGTGCTCTGCGTCATCGACGACGCCCAATGGGTGGATTCCGCATCGATGCAGGCGTTGGCCTTGGTCGCTCGGCGGATCTTGGCCGACCCGGTGGCCATGGTGTTCGCCACCCGCGACTCAGGTGCCGACCAGACCTTGGCCGGTCATCCCGAGCTGGTGCTTCGGGGTCTGGCCGACCACGAGGCCCGGCTCCTGCTGGCCAGCGTGGTGCCGGGTCGGATCAACGACCGGGTGCGCGAGACGGTGCTCAGCGAGGCCGCTGGGAACCCGCTCGCGCTGTTGGAACTGCACAAAGCCCTCACGCGGGACGACTTGGCCGGCGGCTACGGGCTTCCGAACGCTACGTCGACGCAGACGCAGATCGAGCGCACCTTCGTCCGGCAGATCGAAGGGCTGCCCGCCGACACGAGACTCCTACTGCTGGTGGCTGCTGCCGAGCCGGTGGGCCGACCGGAATGGCTCTGGGCGGCCGCCCACCGACTGGGCGTCGGCCGGGAGGCGGTCGCGGCGGCGGAGGCCGCCGGCCTGATCGTCGCGGAAGGCGGTGTTCGGTTTCGCCATCCGTTGATCCGCACAGCGAGCTATCGCAGTTCGTCGGCCTCCGCTCGACGTCGAGCACATGCTGCGTTGGCTTCGAGCATCGCCGGGTCGGCTGCCGACGACTACCGCGCCTGGCACCGGGCCCACGCCGCCGATGCACCGGACGCGCAGATCGCCGACGAACTGGAGCATTTGGCGCACCGGGCACGGGCACGCGGCGGAATCGCCGCGGCTGCGTCGTTCCTGGAGTTCGCCGCCGGCCTGACGCCGGATCCGCCCGGGCGGGCCAGGCGTGCGCTGGATGCCGCCATGGCCAAACTTGACGCGGGCATGCCTGATCCGGCGGCTCAGTTGGTCGCCACGGCGCAAGACACCACCGACGATGAACTCGTAGTCGCCCGTTGCGAATTGCTTCGCGCCAAGATGGCGTTCGCGGCGAGCCGCGGCGTCGATGCCCCACCACTCCTGCTGGCGGCGGCCAAGCGCATCGGGCTGCTTGATCCTCTGGAGTCGCGCAAGGCCTACCTCGGCGCCGTGATGGCTTCGATCCTCGTCGGCCGGATGTCGACCGAGCAGCACAATTCGGCGCCGGCCGTCGCCGCTGCCGCCCGTGGCGCACCACCGGCGCCACGCCCCCCGCGCGCCATCGACCTGCTCCTGGACGGCCTCGTCGTGCGCCTGACCCGTGGCTACCCACCTGCGGTGACCTTGCTGCACGACGGCATCAGTGAGTATCGGCGTGAGCTCGAGGCCGGGGCGATTGACGCCCGCTGGCACGACCTGACGTCTCGGGTCTGCCTGGATCTGTTCGACCAGGATTCCTACAACTTCCTCGTTGCACGTGAAGTCGAGGAGCTGCGCGCCGCCGGGGCGTTGACCATGCTGCCGGTGGCCCTGGTGACCTACGCCGGAATCTGTGTCACGGCAGGAAAGTTCGAGCAGGCCGCCGCAGTCCTCGAGGAGTCCGCTGCCATCATCACCGCGACCGGCGCTCCGGTGCGGCCGTTGATCAACACCTACCTTGCCGCGTACCGCGGGCAGGAGCAGCTCTGCCGGGAGGGCGTAGACGCAACAATCAAGGAAGCGGAACGCCGCGGTGAAGGATATGACGTCTCGGTGGCGCTGTACGCGGAGGCCGTCCTGCACAGCGGGCTGGGCAATTACCGTGCGGCACTTGACGCAGCCTCATCCGGGGCGCGATTCGACGACCTGGGAATGTGCGGCTATCTGCTGGCAGAACTGATCGAGGCCGCGGCGCGGTGCAACGAAGACGACGCCGCGGCCGAAGCGCTGGAGCGGCTACTCGAACGAACGAACGCCAGCGGTACTCCCACGGCCCACGGGATAGGTGCTCGCTCAACGGCATTGACGTCAAGTGGGTCGGTCGCCGACGCGGCTTACCGCGAGGCTCTCGCGCATCTGGAGCGCAGTCCCGCCGAGGTCTATCTGGCGCGCACCCACCTGATCTACGGTGAATGGCTGCGCCGGGAGAAGCGGCGCGCGGACGCGCGCGAACAACTTCGAATCGCCCATGACATGTTCACCCGAATGGGCGCGGAGGGCTTCGCCCACCGGGCACGTCGGGAACTCACGGCCACCGGCGAAACGGTGCACACCCGTGTCGCCACCGAGACCACGTCCGAGCTGACGACGCAGGAGAACCACATCGCGCGCCTGGCGCGCGATGGCTACACCAATATCGAGATCGCCGGGCAGCTGTTCATCAGCCCACGCACCGTGGAATGGCACCTGCGCAAGATCTTTGCCAAGCTCGGCGTCGCGTCGCGTCGCGAGCTGCGAACCGCGCTGCTCGACGCGCCCTGA
- a CDS encoding substrate-binding domain-containing protein: MFDKRNKGTLAVGAVLTAGSLVLGLTGCGGSSSGSVKVGLITKTDSNPYFVKLREAAKAQADKDGAQLIALAGAFDGDNEGQVAAIENMVGQGVKGILITPNSSTGVLDAIKKARDAGVVVIALDTATDPEDAVDATFATDNKAAGVSQGKWVKAALGNTPPQVVMLDGTPGGTVDTFRHDGFLEGFGITNDSPEIVGRESTNGDQTKAQTAMENILQRAPGANALYTINEPAAAGAYQAIQSANRAGQITIGSIDGSCTGIADVKSGKIGATVLQFPAKMAEQGVDAVVKFAKDGTKPSGFNDTGSQLVTDKPVPGLESKDTAWGEKNCWG; encoded by the coding sequence ATGTTCGACAAGCGCAACAAGGGCACGCTCGCAGTAGGAGCGGTGCTGACGGCCGGCTCGCTGGTACTCGGACTCACCGGTTGCGGCGGATCGAGTTCGGGCAGCGTCAAGGTCGGCCTCATCACCAAGACCGACTCGAACCCGTACTTCGTGAAGCTGCGAGAGGCCGCGAAGGCGCAGGCCGACAAGGACGGCGCCCAGCTGATCGCCCTCGCGGGTGCGTTCGACGGTGACAACGAGGGTCAGGTCGCGGCCATCGAGAACATGGTCGGCCAGGGCGTGAAGGGCATCCTGATCACCCCGAACTCCTCCACCGGGGTGCTCGACGCGATCAAGAAGGCGCGCGACGCCGGTGTGGTGGTCATCGCACTCGACACCGCCACCGATCCCGAGGACGCCGTCGACGCCACCTTCGCCACCGACAACAAGGCCGCGGGCGTCAGCCAGGGCAAGTGGGTCAAGGCCGCGCTCGGTAACACACCTCCCCAGGTCGTGATGCTCGATGGCACCCCGGGTGGCACCGTCGACACCTTCCGGCACGACGGGTTCCTCGAAGGCTTCGGTATCACCAACGACTCACCGGAGATCGTCGGGCGGGAGAGCACCAACGGCGACCAGACCAAGGCGCAGACCGCGATGGAGAACATCCTGCAGCGCGCCCCGGGCGCCAACGCGCTCTACACCATCAACGAGCCCGCCGCGGCCGGTGCGTACCAGGCGATCCAGTCCGCCAACCGCGCAGGCCAGATCACCATCGGGTCGATTGACGGCAGCTGCACGGGTATCGCGGACGTGAAGTCGGGGAAGATCGGCGCCACCGTGCTGCAATTCCCGGCCAAGATGGCCGAGCAGGGCGTCGACGCCGTGGTCAAGTTCGCCAAGGACGGCACCAAGCCGAGCGGTTTCAACGACACGGGCTCGCAGCTCGTCACCGACAAGCCGGTTCCCGGACTCGAGTCGAAGGACACCGCCTGGGGCGAGAAGAACTGCTGGGGCTGA
- a CDS encoding ABC transporter permease yields the protein MTTGAPATASATAKPSVSSRFNAASILREPLLGPLVALVIAIIIFSAVSDSFLNPQNVSLILQQSVVVGILAVGQTLIILTSGIDLSIGAVAVFGTIVMAQTAGAAGPVVALGSTLLVCMVFGALNGGLVTVLRLPPFIVTLGTFTAILAGTRLLAGSQTYRVPQGPLTFLGTSFRIGSFSTTYGVLAMLLVYLAMGYALSQTAWGKHIYAVGGNPQASNLSGIKSGRVLFSVYLTTGVIAAIAAWAALGRIPNADPNAYQNANLETITAVVIGGTSLFGGRGGVGGTLVGTLIVGVLRNGLTQAGVDNLYQNIATGILVIVAVAVDQFARRRSQ from the coding sequence ATGACCACCGGCGCACCTGCGACAGCATCAGCGACGGCAAAGCCCTCGGTATCGAGCCGGTTCAACGCGGCAAGCATCCTGCGTGAACCATTGCTCGGTCCGCTGGTGGCGCTGGTCATCGCGATCATCATCTTCAGCGCGGTCTCGGATTCGTTCCTCAACCCGCAGAACGTCTCGCTGATCCTGCAACAGTCCGTGGTGGTCGGCATTCTGGCCGTGGGCCAGACGCTGATCATCCTCACCTCCGGTATCGATCTATCGATCGGCGCGGTCGCCGTTTTCGGCACCATCGTGATGGCCCAAACTGCCGGCGCGGCAGGACCGGTCGTGGCGCTGGGGTCGACGTTATTGGTGTGCATGGTGTTCGGGGCGCTCAACGGCGGGCTCGTCACGGTGCTACGCCTGCCGCCGTTCATCGTCACGCTGGGCACGTTCACCGCGATCCTGGCGGGCACCCGGCTGCTCGCGGGTTCGCAGACCTACCGCGTGCCGCAGGGACCGTTGACGTTCCTCGGCACGTCCTTCCGGATCGGATCGTTCTCCACCACCTACGGCGTGCTGGCGATGCTCCTGGTCTACCTCGCCATGGGGTACGCACTGTCCCAAACCGCTTGGGGGAAACACATCTACGCCGTCGGCGGTAACCCGCAGGCGTCGAATCTGTCCGGAATCAAGTCCGGGCGGGTGCTGTTCTCGGTCTACCTCACCACGGGCGTGATCGCCGCCATCGCCGCGTGGGCGGCCCTGGGCCGCATCCCGAATGCCGACCCGAACGCGTACCAGAACGCCAACCTCGAGACGATCACCGCGGTGGTCATCGGTGGCACCAGCCTGTTCGGTGGGCGCGGCGGGGTCGGCGGAACACTGGTGGGCACGTTGATCGTCGGTGTGCTGCGCAACGGTCTCACCCAGGCCGGCGTCGACAATCTGTACCAGAACATCGCGACCGGAATCCTCGTGATCGTCGCGGTGGCAGTGGATCAATTCGCGCGCAGGAGATCACAATGA
- a CDS encoding ATP-binding cassette domain-containing protein → MTPQATGAPVLEARRLVKKYGNVTAINGADFELRAGEVLAVIGDNGAGKSSLIKALAGAVIPDSGEILMNGTPVSFKSTRDARAAGIETVYQDLAVVPALDIASNLYLGREVRRKGIAGSLFRRLDMPRMRQEASQHLADLKIGIKSVNQAVETLSGGQRQGVAVARAAAFGRGVIIMDEPTAALGVRESGQVIDLIKSIRDRGIPVVLISHDMPHVFEVSDRIHIHRLGQRAGVVDPKKRSMSEVVALMTGAEEPTDEERAGL, encoded by the coding sequence ATGACCCCTCAGGCGACAGGCGCACCCGTCCTCGAAGCCCGCCGTCTCGTCAAGAAGTACGGCAACGTCACCGCCATCAACGGCGCCGACTTCGAGCTGCGCGCGGGCGAGGTGCTCGCGGTGATCGGTGACAACGGTGCCGGGAAGTCCAGTTTGATCAAGGCCCTGGCGGGCGCGGTGATACCGGATTCGGGCGAGATCCTGATGAACGGAACACCGGTGTCGTTCAAGAGCACCCGAGACGCCAGAGCGGCCGGAATCGAGACGGTGTACCAGGATCTCGCGGTGGTGCCGGCCCTGGACATCGCGTCGAATCTGTACCTCGGACGCGAGGTCCGGCGAAAGGGCATCGCGGGCAGCCTGTTCCGTCGCCTGGACATGCCGAGAATGCGTCAGGAGGCATCCCAGCACCTGGCGGATCTGAAGATCGGCATCAAGTCCGTGAACCAGGCCGTCGAGACGTTGTCCGGGGGTCAGCGCCAGGGCGTCGCGGTGGCGCGCGCGGCGGCCTTCGGCCGCGGGGTGATCATCATGGACGAGCCGACCGCCGCGCTCGGGGTTCGGGAGTCCGGACAGGTCATCGACCTGATCAAGTCGATCCGCGACCGCGGTATCCCCGTGGTGCTCATCAGCCACGACATGCCGCACGTGTTCGAGGTGTCCGACCGCATCCACATCCACCGGCTCGGGCAACGTGCCGGCGTCGTCGATCCGAAGAAGCGCTCGATGTCCGAGGTGGTCGCGCTCATGACCGGTGCAGAGGAGCCCACCGATGAGGAACGCGCCGGACTCTGA
- a CDS encoding PfkB family carbohydrate kinase, with translation MRNAPDSEGAPVGVFVGLATLDVIHRIGAAPAVNQKITSTAQFVAAGGPAANAAVTFAALGGRAILVTALGEDPVADVIRADLAAYGVRVVDAATGTSRAVPVSSVAVVESTGDRSVVSLDAVTSDASPPPGLGELLADADVVLVDGHHPLIARAAAEFAAARGVTLVVDAGRWKPVMGELVSYATDMVCSDDFRMPGADDPASTAAALVRSGVRTVVTTHGGEPVQWWSAGERGSVPVEPVVVVDTLGAGDVFHGAYSYFSTQSGRGVAERIDRSARVAALRCSVIGPRAWLSELPTQQTRKRER, from the coding sequence ATGAGGAACGCGCCGGACTCTGAGGGGGCGCCGGTCGGGGTCTTCGTCGGACTGGCGACCCTCGACGTGATCCACCGGATCGGAGCAGCCCCTGCGGTCAACCAGAAGATCACCTCCACCGCGCAGTTCGTCGCTGCGGGTGGACCAGCCGCGAACGCCGCCGTCACCTTCGCGGCGCTGGGCGGCCGCGCGATCCTGGTGACCGCGCTCGGCGAGGATCCCGTCGCCGATGTGATCCGAGCCGATCTCGCGGCGTACGGCGTGCGGGTCGTCGACGCGGCGACCGGTACCAGCCGGGCGGTGCCCGTGTCATCGGTGGCGGTCGTCGAATCGACGGGTGACCGGTCGGTGGTCTCACTCGACGCGGTCACCTCCGACGCGTCACCACCGCCAGGCCTGGGTGAGCTGCTGGCAGACGCCGACGTGGTGCTCGTCGATGGCCACCACCCACTGATCGCCCGGGCTGCCGCGGAATTCGCGGCGGCCCGGGGCGTCACCCTCGTCGTGGACGCCGGCCGATGGAAACCGGTGATGGGTGAGCTGGTCAGCTACGCGACGGACATGGTGTGCTCGGACGACTTCCGGATGCCGGGCGCCGACGACCCCGCGTCCACCGCAGCGGCGTTGGTGCGCAGCGGTGTTCGCACCGTCGTCACCACGCACGGCGGCGAACCCGTGCAGTGGTGGTCCGCCGGCGAGCGCGGGTCCGTGCCGGTGGAACCGGTGGTGGTGGTCGACACACTCGGTGCCGGCGATGTCTTCCATGGTGCATATTCGTACTTCTCGACCCAGAGCGGGCGCGGCGTGGCCGAGCGCATCGATCGCTCGGCTCGGGTGGCCGCTCTCCGGTGTTCGGTCATCGGACCACGGGCGTGGCTGAGCGAACTCCCCACCCAGCAGACTCGAAAGCGAGAACGGTGA
- a CDS encoding nucleoside/nucleotide kinase family protein, whose amino-acid sequence MTIERDVQDATLEELVEWATALVVPGERRILGLTGAPGAGKSTVAERLVTALGPDTAVLVPMDGFHLANEVLIDLGRRDRKGAHDTFDDDGYARLIAALRAQRADDAIVYAPRFRRELEESIGSSIPVPPTVPLVVTEGNYLLLECDAWPAARACLDEVWFLAPDTDVRHARLVRRHEAHGKSPEDAAFWAFGSDERNAQLIESTSGRADRIVRLR is encoded by the coding sequence GTGACCATCGAGCGAGACGTACAGGACGCCACGTTGGAGGAGCTCGTCGAGTGGGCCACGGCCCTCGTCGTTCCGGGCGAGCGCCGCATTCTCGGCCTGACCGGCGCCCCCGGAGCCGGGAAGTCCACCGTCGCCGAACGTCTCGTCACCGCGCTGGGCCCGGACACCGCCGTGCTGGTCCCCATGGACGGTTTTCATCTGGCCAACGAAGTGCTGATCGACCTGGGCCGTCGGGACCGTAAGGGTGCGCACGACACCTTCGACGACGACGGGTATGCCCGGTTGATCGCCGCCCTTCGGGCGCAGCGCGCCGACGACGCGATCGTGTACGCGCCCCGGTTCCGGCGCGAACTCGAAGAGTCGATCGGCTCGTCCATTCCGGTCCCGCCCACGGTGCCCCTGGTCGTCACCGAGGGCAACTACCTCCTGCTGGAATGCGACGCGTGGCCCGCGGCGCGAGCCTGCCTCGACGAGGTCTGGTTCCTGGCCCCCGACACCGACGTTCGTCACGCCCGGCTGGTCCGCCGACACGAGGCGCACGGCAAGTCCCCGGAGGACGCGGCGTTCTGGGCGTTCGGGTCCGACGAACGCAACGCCCAACTGATCGAGTCGACCTCAGGTCGCGCCGACCGAATCGTGCGTCTCCGGTGA